One Glycine max cultivar Williams 82 chromosome 6, Glycine_max_v4.0, whole genome shotgun sequence DNA segment encodes these proteins:
- the LOC100793078 gene encoding GDSL esterase/lipase EXL3 produces MALFIKFFNSSLTSLMLRFILLLVLSFRTKAVVKLPPNITFPAVIAFGDSIVDPGNNNMVKTLVKCDFPPYGKDFEGGIPTGRFCNGKIPSDLLAEELGIKELLPAYLDPNLKPSDLVTGVCFASGASGYDPLTPKIASVISMSEQLDMFKEYIGKLKHIVGEDRTNFILANSFFLVVAGSDDIANTYFIARVRQLQYDIPAYTDLMLHSASNFVKELYGLGARRIGVLSAPPIGCVPSQRTLAGGLQRECAEEYNYAAKLFNSKLSRELDSLKHNLPNSRIVYIDVYNPLMDIIVNYQRYGYKVVDRGCCGTGKLEVAVLCNPLGATCPDASQYVFWDSYHPTEGVYRQLIVQVLQKYLTRFY; encoded by the exons ATGGCTCTGTTTATCAAGTTCTTTAATTCTTCTTTGACAAGCTTAATGCTCCGTTTCATATTATTGTTAGTTCTATCGTTCAGAACGAAGGCTGTGGTGAAACTACCACCAAATATAACATTTCCCGCAGTGATAGCTTTTGGAGATTCGATCGTTGACCCGGGCAACAACAACATGGTTAAAACACTTGTCAAGTGCGATTTCCCTCCTTACGGTAAAGATTTTGAGGGAGGGATTCCAACCGGTCGATTTTGCAACGGGAAAATCCCATCAGATTTGCTAG CTGAAGAACTGGGTATTAAGGAGCTTTTACCTGCTTATTTGGATCCAAATCTCAAACCAAGTGACCTTGTTACGGGAGTCTGCTTTGCTTCTGGTGCTTCCGGATACGATCCTTTAACGCCAAAAATAGCG TCGGTGATATCAATGTCGGAACAACTAGACATGTTCAAAGAATACATAGGGAAGCTTAAACACATTGTTGGAGAGGACAGAACAAATTTCATCCTAGCCAACAGTTTTTTCCTTGTGGTAGCTGGAAGTGACGACATTGCCAACACCTATTTTATCGCTCGCGTTCGACAATTACAATATGATATTCCAGCTTATACTGACCTTATGCTCCACTCTGCTTCTAATTTCGTTAAG GAATTATATGGACTTGGAGCACGCAGAATCGGAGTACTGAGTGCACCACCGATTGGATGCGTTCCATCACAGAGAACTCTAGCTGGAGGTTTACAAAGAGAGTGCGCAGAAGAATACAATTACGCAGCCAAGTTGTTTAACTCCAAATTATCAAGGGAACTGGATTCTCTTAAGCATAACTTGCCCAATAGTAGGATCGTTTACATTGACGTTTACAACCCTCTAATGGATATCATTGTGAACTACCAACGTTATG GGTATAAAGTTGTGGATAGAGGATGCTGTGGCACAGGGAAATTGGAGGTGGCAGTGTTATGCAACCCTTTGGGTGCCACTTGTCCCGATGCTTCGCAATATGTTTTTTGGGACAGTTATCATCCCACCGAAGGAGTATACAGACAGCTCATAGTCCAAGTCCTTCAAAAATATTTGACTCGATTCTACTGA